ACGCCAGATCGTGAATCAGCTGGTGACGTTGCAACAAACGCACATTACGGCTGATGTCCTGAGGCCACTCTTGACGGCGTCATCACCTCTGAAGCCGACAAGCGCGTTCTCCGAACGCGAGTGGATCATCGAGGGCTTGAAACGAAACAAGCTGCATCGAGGGAAGACTGCCCGGTATCTGGGGCTTTCAAGAAAAACTCTGTACAACAAGATCAAGGGGCTGAGGATCTTGGAGTAGCAGTTGCCCTCTTGTTTTTGCCCACCGGCCGCCTTGAAGCTGTCACGTCCAAGAGCGCGAACTTCGGGATCGACGACCCCTGTTGGTCAAGCCTGGCCAATTCCATCTCGTCGCAAATCCTCAGCGTGAGAGCCGTTTCCGGTAAGTAGACAATGCCATGGAGATGCGGACCAAGTCGTCTCTCTGCCGATATCATCGCAGCATCATCGGCAGCGGCGAACAAGATCTTAAACCCCAGGCTAGCAAACCATTCCATGCGCCGAAGTTCGAGCTCCTGGCCGGAATCGACCGGTTCGCCAGCCGCAGATCGCTCAATCATGGACGCTGGTGGGAAATTTACTACTCCGCTGACCCCAGCTTTTTTCAACGCTTCGGCAACGTCCTCCCAACACGCGAACGGATCGATCATCATGATGGCCGCGTACGTGTGGGCGCGCTTTATCTCGGAAACGTTTTGCAAGCCGCGCAGCAGACAGTCATTCCAATCGATAATGGGCAAGGTAGCCATCACGAGTATGGAGCCCTTCGGAAGGCTGCGCAAAGATGGTGCGTAGATTTCCAACGACGCACCTTTACGGCCGACGGGCAGAAGACTGGCAAGTTTCCCGACGCCTGTCACTTTCAACGCATTATACCCGATTTTACTCATCGTATCATTCGCCGATCTTACACGTGATTTGAACCCGGTCTACATGTGAGCGCACGCCGGATCCGCTGGCAGACCGGGCTTGTCTGCTTCCTCCCTCGACTTAAGCCGCTGTTGGAGAAGTCCAGCAGCGGCCTCTTTTTCAGGTTCCGGGCCAGTGAGGGCATGCGATGCCACCCATTCCGTCAGAAGCTTTCCGAGCAGGCGTGCTTTTTTGAACTGCGGGGGACCATCTTCGAAGCACTCGCAGGAGTGCGGCTCCATCCGGTCCTTCCGCGGACATACTAATCAGATTGCAGGTAAAAGCAGGTCGGCATTCTGCGTGCGACACCCGATAAGTCTGTACGGCGCGGCGATCTCCTCCTAGTCGAAGTCCTCGATCCCGGACACAACTAGGACGGCGATGGAGAAGCACGCAGACTTTCTTGGTGCTCAAGATAGAACTTGTTCATCTTGGCTATGACCTGCGGAATGTTCGTCTCGAACGATCTACTGAAGCTGGTCTCTCATGTCGGCCGAGGCGCTCGCAGGCTCGACGCACCTGCAGGTCTTCGTTCCAATGCTCGTTGATATCTGCTCAGCCTCCACGCGCGTCAGTCTCGGAAGGGTGATCTTCGGCATGTCCGGCCTCCTGTTAGGCACGACAGAGGGTTGTACCAATTGTAGAGCTCTTGCCGGGTGGCGCCGCCCGATCTTCGTACATTCCGACCGCGAAGCCTCCGGCCAGATCGTAGCCGAAACTTGTTGGGCGTTGCGTTAGCCTTGTGAGGACGAATTCGCGCGGCTCCTGCAGGGGGAACGTTCGCAGTATTCGAGGCCGATGCCCGTTGCGGCTCGGACCGATAGCCGGTCGCGAGTGGCCATGTGAGCGCCGTTTAGGACAGTGATCGAGACCGTCGCATCAATCGTGACCCGACGAGCAATTTGGCAAGCAAGTGCGGGCTAGTCGGGCGACCATAAGAGGGCAATGCCCCGATGTCAACCAAGAGAGCTGAACCAATCCGCAATTGATATATCTCAATAATCGTGCAACCCTTGCCATGTGTATGGAGTGGCCACAGAGGGCGCCCCGATAATTGGCAACAAGGACGTGAGATGACTAGGAACTGGGATGAAGCGATCGAGCGCATCAAAGATCGCATTCGTTCGACAGCGCAGCAGGTGGGCGATGGTTTCCCGCATTGGGCTGATCCAAATACCGGAATCTGGAAAACGACAGCTCATGGTGATTGGACCGGCGGCTACTGGCTCGGAATGTTGTGGCTTGCGTCGCGAGACGAGGAAAGCGAGCGCTACAAGCATTTGGCTGACGAAGTCTGTAAGCGTCTCGTATCCCGCGTAAATGCCGACACAGCCTTCAAGGCTGCGACGTTCTACTACGGTGCCGGCCTGGGGGCGCTGCTCGGAGGAAGCAAGTCAGCGCGAGAGTTGGGTCTCGCGGCGGCAAGAGATATCAAACATCGATTCGACCCCAAGCTGGGTTTGGTGCCGCTCGGAGCGAATGCCGAAGAAGGATCACATGTTGGAGCGACCGCAAGCAGCATCGATAGCTTGGTCGTATCTCTGCTGCTCTTTTGGGCTGCAAGGGAGTCGAACGACAGCCAAATGCTGGACGTCGCCGCCAAACATACAGCCCGGGTTCTCTCAATCCATCAACGAGAAGATGGTGCCTTCGTTCAATCCTCTTCCCTAGACGTGCAGAGTGGCGAAGTGCTTCAACGCTATACGCATAAGGGATACAGCGAAAGCAGCGTTTGGGCGAGGGCGCAGGCATGGGGCGTGCTGGGTGCGACCATCAGTTGCCTCTCGGGAGGCATCGACGAGCGCTTCCTTGCTGCCGCAGTCAAGGGTGCGGATTGGTGGATTGATCACGTGCCAGCCGATGGCATTTCTTACTGGGACTTCAACGATCCTGCGGCCCCGAATACTGAACGAGACACAGCCGCGAGCGCCTTCATGGCATCTACTCTGTTCAAGCTGAGTACGGTCGCGCCCTGTGAAGGCAAGCGTCAAAAATACAAAGATGCTGCGGAAAAGACGGCCGCCGCTCTCGTCGATGGCTATCTCACCCCGTTGGGAGACGATGACAACAGACCCGTCGGCATGCTGGTCGAGGGCTGCTTCAACAAGCGGGAAGATTCTCGGCCCGAGGACTACGTCAAAAACGCCGAGCTTATCTTCGGTAGCTATTATTTGTTTGAGGCGCTGCTGATGCTCAGCGGTCGCCTGCAGCCCACTGAGGTGTAAGGAACGCGAGATGCGACTAGTTCAATTTGTGACGCCGGAAGGCCGTCGGCAGGTGGGCGCCATTCTCAATGATGGTGCCCGGCCGGTGGTCGTTAAAGATGCGACGAGCGTCCGCGAGCTTGCGCTGGAAGCCGCGCGCTCGGATGCGTCCTTGGAACAACTTATTTCGGCACGGGGGGGTGTGGGAGAAGTCGATTATGACGAAATTGTTGCCGAGAAGAGGTTGCTTCTGCCGCTCGATCATGCGGAGCCGTCCCGCTGCACCATTTCCGTGACGGGCCTAACGCATCTCGGAAGCGCCGAATCTCGAGATGCCATGCACGCAAAATTAGCAGCAGATGATCTCTCCGACTCGATGCGCATGTTCAAACTCGGTCTTGAAGGTGGCAAGCCGAATCATGGAAGCATCGGGGTGCAGCCCGAGTGGGCATACAAGGGGGATGGTTCGTGGGCGGTGCCTCCCGAGCATCCGCTTAGTTTGCCGGCGTGGGCCGAAGATGGCGGCGATGAAGCAGAGGTCGTGGGCCTCTACGTCATCGGCGACCAAGGGGAGGTCCTGCGTGTGGGCTTCAGCCTCGGCAACGAGTACTCGGATCACGTGATGGAGCAGCAGAACTATCTCTATCTCGCCCATTCAAAATTGCGCGAGTGCTCTTACGGTCCCGAAGCCTTGCTCGGCGAGCTCCCGAGTGACGTAACGGGTACCGTGCGCGTATCGCGGGCCGGTTCAACGATCTGGTCTGACAAATTCATTTCCGGCGAAGACAACATGTCACATACCATCCGCAACCTTGAACATCACAACTTCAAATATCGCGGTTTCCGTCGGCCGGGTGATGTTCACGTGCATTTCTTCGGCGCGAGCGTTTTGAGCTTCGCCGCCGGGGTCAGGCCGCGCAGCGGTGACGTCTTCGAGGTGGAATCGAAAGCGTTTGGCCGACCATTGCGCAACCCACTTATCGCGGACGAAAAGACGGAGCTCCTTTCAGTCAAGGTACTGTAGGTTTCACAATCGAGGCAGGTCTACCTAAGTGACGCTTGGGTCCTTCATGGAGCGAGTGACCGTGCGGCGAGGCGGCGGTCACTGACCTCTCCTTTATCCGGAGCGCTCCGCCGTCTTTCGACACGTCGGAAATCTGTTGAAAATCAGCGGCTTCTCGCCCAAATTCGTGATTGCGAGCTCGGCCTCGGGAGTTGAAGGTCAAGGTCCTCTAAGATAAGCGGTTGAAATGCAAAAATGGTATCCCGAACTGCGCCCCGGCAAGGCACCCGCTTTTCTCCGTCTACTCGAGGCTATTGAGAAGGATGTTTCGTCCGGGTCGCTTGCTGTCGGGGCGAAACTCCCGACTCAGCGTGACTTGGCGGAGCGTCTCGGTCTCAGCGTCGGCACCGTGATCAAGGCCTACGCAGAGGGGCAACGCAGAAGCCTGCTCGTTGGCCACGTTGGCCGGGGGACGTTTGTTGCAGAACAGCGCCAGAGCTTCCAGTCTCGCGGGCGGGTCATCGACCTGAGCTTGAACATACCAGGCCCCTCGCGGTTGCCGAAAGCGCTCGCAGATAGCAGGTGGACGTTCCCCAGTGACATCTCCGATTATGTCGGCTACCTCTCTCAGTCCGGGGTGATGGATCATCGCAGCCAGTTCGCCAGGCTGTTGCGCGATACCGGCTTCGATACCGGACCTGACAATCTCGTCGTCACGAATGGGGCGCAACACGGGTTCTCGTTGACACTGAGCGCCATTTGTCAGCCGGGTGACAAGGTATTCGTCGAGGCCGCCACTTACCATGGCATGAAATCGTACGCTCATTTCGCCAAGCTTGAGCTGGTCGGGCTTCAAATGGATAGCGAAGGCCTCGTTCCGGAAGCGTTCGATAGAGCGGCAGCTTCGGGCGCTGCGCGAGTGCTGTTCACGATGCCCACGGTCCAGAGCTCCACGGCCGCGATCATGGGAGCGGCTCGCCGCCAGGACATTGTGCGAATTGCACGCAAGCACGACATCCTAATCATCGAGGACGATGCCTACGGCTTCTTGGACCAGGCCAGCATTCCTCTCGCCTCGCTGGCTCCGGAGCGGACGTTCTACGTCAATACGCTGTCGAAATGTCTGGCGCCCGGCCTACGCCTGGGCATGCTCGTCGTGCCCGAACAGTATATACCCCGTATCCATCAGGCCATGCGGGCGACCGTTTGGATGGCGTCTCCCATCTCCTCCATGATCGCCTCCGAGTGGATCGAGAACGGCCTTGCCGCTAAGGTGCGTCAGTCGTTGGCACAAGAAGCGAAGAACCGCGTCAAACTCGCTTCACAGATCCTACGGCCGCATGTTAGGGCCAACCATCCACCGAGCTTTCACGTCTGGCTGGATTTGCCGAGTGGCGCCGTCGAGCATGTTGCCGCCAGAGCATTGCAACGCGGAGTGATCACCACGCCGTCTTCCGCTCTGCTTGTCGATCCGTCGCTGATCTCGGGATTGCGAATCTCGATCGGCGTGCCGGATCGTATCGAGGATCTCGAGTGGGCCTTGCGGCAATTGGCCGGATCGTTAGAGCCCACCAACGAAGCTGACATGTCCATCATCTGAAACCAGAATGCGCCAAGCGCATTCTGGTTGTGCTGTGTCTTCCGGGAGTGGCACCTGGTCAGATGTTGCCGCCGAAGGAATAGGACGTCTTGACTGTCGTGTAGAACTCGGCGGCATATCTGCCCTGTTCGCGCGGTCCGTAGGACGAGCCCTTACGGCCGCCGAACGGAACGTGGTAGTCCACCCCCGCGGTTGGCAGGTTGACCATGATCATCCCCGCTTGAGCATTGCGTTTGAAGTGACTCGCGTACTTCAGACTCGAAGTGCAGATCCCAGCCGACAGTCCGAACGGGGTATCGTTTGCGATCTCCAGGGCATTTTCATAGTTACGAGCACGGATCACCGTTGCAACGGGTCCGAATATTTCCTCCCGTGCGATTCGCATTCGATTGTCGACTTCCGCGAAGAGGGCAGGAAATAAATAGAAGCCCGGCATATCTCGACTAAGCAGTTCGCCGCCAGCCACGAGCTTGGCGCCTTCATCCTGGCCTAGACGAATATAGCTGAGATCTTGATCGAGCTGACGCTGATCGACCACCGGGCCAATGTGGGTTCCGGCTCTGCAGGCGTCGTCCACTACAAGGGATTTCATACGTTCTGCCATTGCTGCAACGAAATCGTCGTGGACGCCATCTGTCACGATAAAGCGGGAGGAGGCAGTGCAACGCTGGCCCGTCGAGAAGAAGGCGCTGTTCACTGCACATTCGATGGCGACGTTGAGGTCGGCGTCGTCCAGAACGACCATCGGATTTTTCCCGCCCATCTCAAGCTGAACCTTTTTCATCGGATGAGCCGTCGTACAACTTTGCGCGATGTGTTCCCCCGTGGAGGTCGAGCCGGTGAATGAAATCGCGGCAATTTTGATATTCTTCAGCATGGCCTCACCAACGACGGAGCCGCGGCCCATGACGAGGTTGAACACACCTGGCGGAATACCTGCGCGCGAGATGATCTCCGTTAACGCGTGCGCCGATCCTGGCACCAGCTCTGCTGGCTTGAATACGACCGTGTTCCCGCAGGCGAGAGCAGGAGCAATCTTCCAGGCAGGAATCGCGACGGGAAAATTCCAGGGCGTAATGAGCCCCACAACGCCCACGGGTTCTCGGGTAATCTCGACGTCCACCCCAGCGCGAACGGACGGCAGCTTCTCGCCTGCAAGACGCAGACATTCACCCGCGAAGAACTGGAAGATCTGTCCTGCACGCGTGACCTCGCCAATCCCCTCTGGAAGGGTCTTACCCTCTTCGCGGGAGAGAAGCCGCCCAAGTTCCTCCTTCCGTGAAAGGATCTCGGCGGCGATCGCATTGAGGCAATCGTGCCGGGTCTGGATGGTTGAACGGGACCAGGCTCGGAAAGCGTCGAATGCCGCGTCAATCGCTCGCTCCACATCGCTTGCCGAAGCTTGCGCAAATTCCCCGACCACGTCGGACGTGTTCGAAGGATTCACGTTCGGCACTGCGTTCGACGCAGCAAGCCATTCCCCGGCGATGTAATTCAAATTCATCGGTGTCCATCCAAATTAGGTTCGTCGAAAAATGCCATGCGGGCGCGATGGCGAATTCATCATCGCTCTACGCCGGCGTTGGTACCGGAATTCCCGCGGGATCCAATTCCACATATATTGGGATATATCAATGTCTGATTGGGCTAGCATATCATTTGACCTGCTTAGGGTTGTGCTGTAGCTTTCGTGTGTCGGCTCGTGGCCGACCAAAATCAGATTCATCAGAGAGGTCGCCAAGTGATCGCTGAACCCGCAGACAACACGCTCACCCAGAAAGCCGGCGCCCTTAATGGAATTGTCGTGCTGGAAGTGGGAATGGTGATGCAGGTCCCTCTTGCCGGCCAAGTCTTGGGCGATCTCGGCGCGGACGTCATCAAGGTCGAAAGACCCCAGGGCGACATCACCCGTGGGCTCGATTTCGAGGCGACTCGGGTTGGCGGAATGAGCTCCTACTATGCAGCCATGGGACGCAATAAGCGTACACTCGCCCTGGATCTCAAGAACCCAGTCGCCAAGGAAATCCTGCTTCAGCTGGTCGATAAGGCCGACGTGCTCATGCATAACTTCCGACCGGGCGTGATGGAGCGACTAGGCCTCGGATTCCCCGAATTGAGCGCGCGCAATCCTCGGTTGGTCTATGCCGCTGGGTTCGGGTTCGGTGAAAGCGGGCCTCTGGCGAGCCGGCCCGGCCAGGATATGTTGGCGCAGGCTTTCAGCGGGCTTGCTCGCGGCGGGCTTGAAGAGCATCAACCGCCTCACTTGACCAATTCGCCTATCGTTGACTACGGCGCTGCTATGTCGCTTGTACAAGGTGTTCTCGCGGCCCTTATTGAACGTCAAACCTCCGGGCTCGGCCAAGTCGTTTCGACCTGTCTGTACGATGTTGCACTCGCCATGCAACTCTGTGAAATTGCGAGCGAGAGCATTTACGGAACGAAGACGAACTGGATCAGTCAGTCGATCTTCTTCAAAACTAAAGACGGCTGGGTGTCGGTCGTTATGCTGTTCCGTGACAATCCGCTTGGGCTGATGTGCCAAGCGCTCGGTCTACCCGACATCAGCACGCGACCTGAGCTGTCAACCCGCGAAGGTCAGGTTGCGAATCTTTCGAGGGTTCAGGAACATTGCGCGGAGGCGATAGCCTCACTCACGACCGAGGCGGTGGTGCAGCGACTGTCTGAGGTGGATCTCCTTTGCACGGCCGTCAATGAGATCGCGGACGCCGTCAGTCAGGCCCAAACTGCGCACAATGGCATCATGTGGCAAGTAGATGTACCGGGGCGCGGAACCGTCCCGTTGGCCGGTCTTCCGATTAGCCTGTCGCGTACCCCACCAGGCATCCGGATCCACCCAGCACCGATCGGTGCTGCCACCGACGAGGTGTTGTCCTCATTCGGATTTTCAGTCGAGACCATTGCCGATGCCCGCAATAGAAGGGCATTCGGCTAGCCGCCGTGACCTTCGTTCGCGGCTTGCGCGAAGAAGCGCCATAAACTCCAAGCCAAACCTTCACGGATCACCCTTTGACCACATCAGACCTCGTCATCGCGTCCACGCCGTCCCCACATGTTCGGCTGTTGAGCATGAATAGACATGCGAAACGAAACGCTCTGAGCAATGAACTCATCGCACATATTGCGCAAGCCTGCCGCGCTGCCGTTTCCGACGAGGAGGTACGTTGCATCGTGCTCACAGGAGGCGACGCCTTCTTTTGTGCGGGCGCGGACATCAAGGAAATGCAGCAGCGCGGGTTCGAAGCCATCAACAACCCTATCAGGCGGAATGATTGGAGAGATATCACGACCTGCGTGAAGCCCATCATTGCAGCCGTTGAAGGTGTATGTTTCGGCGGCGGGAACGAACTGGCCATGCTCGCCGACATCGTGGTGGCGGGCGAGAATGCACAGTTTGGGCAGCCAGAAATCAATATAGGCGTGATCCCTGGCGACGGCGGCACTCAACGATTGACCCGCGTAGCAGGAAAATCATTGGCAATGTTGATGGTTCTGGGCGGTCAGCCAATTTCTGCTCAGGCCGCGCTGCGTGCCGGGCTCATCGCGGACATCGTCCCCACCGGTACGGCGAGCGCGCGAGCGCTCGAGATCGCAGGCCTCATTGCGCAGAAGCCGCCGCGCTCCGTCGAACTCGCCAAATCAGCGGTGCTCGCCGCGTATCAGACGCCTCTGGATGCGGGTGTGGAATTCGAACGACAGGCAATTCGGGTGGCCTTCACGACTTCGGACCAGCAAGAGGGCATGGATGCCTTCTTTGAAAAACGCCCGCCCAGATATCGGGGAGAATGAGATATTCGACGGAAGGGCCTTTGCCTTCCGTCGTTGGTGCGGAACGGCTCCACCAGAACGAGCCATAAGGCGGCGGTCTTTACCAATTGAAATGCCACTACCTGGCCATGCTCCCCTCTCGGCTTGAGAGTAAGGGAGCCGTTCGCAGTATTAGGTTCGCGATGTAACCGCCCAGTGGCTGAGTTCCTAAAACGGGCGATGTGCGACGCCACGGCGACTGACTCGTGCGCACTGTTAGTAATGCGCACCTTCGTCGCACCTCGCAAAAAAGCGCAAACCGCCTTCGCCGTATGACAGGGCCGCGCAGCGATTTACTGAAGTATTGCCGACACCTTGGATGACGGCGGCCCAGCCGTTTGCCTTCCACTATGCTTCGTCAAGGTGGTTAGGGACTACAGCGACATGTCCGCGAACGCGATCACCTCCTCGTGCGCGTGAGTCCCATGGACGGCGACCGGAGATCCCGAGTCAGCCCATCGTAACGCCGCTGTCCATTGCCTTTGCTCTTAGCACTTGAATTGTTGGTGTTGTCAGTTGCGCCGGACGTTGAGAGAGGCGGGCGCTGATCGCTCCCGCGGAGTCCGCGGTTAAGAGCCATTTTTCGTCGAGACGTTCGGCATTTCAGGCCCGCAAGGCAAGCAACGCGCGCATTGGGATAGCGCAAGCGGACCGGGAAATGCGGCGGCTGAGCTATAATACTTGATTCTCCAAAGCCTTACAGGCGCTCCTTATTTCCCCAGGAGCTCTGCTGCTCGCAGACTTAGTATTAGCTAGCCCAATATCGTATTGCTGTGTCGCAATATTGACATTGGGCTATCTGCATGTTGTGCTCCTCACGTACGGACTAGGGCAAGTACGACCGGCGTTGGGAAATAGCGACCGTGAGCGAGAGGCACTTTTCGCCCGCGGGGGATGCCGCCAACTCACCGCGTCATCGCCATAGAAAGACGAACGTGACGCGCAAAGCGCGGGTGCAACAGGAGGGAACGGTGAAATGAGCCAGACGCTCGCATATTGCAGGCTGCTTGCAACATCAAAACGAAACGGCTCGGGGACGTCATCTCCGCGCACCTCTGTCTTCTCGCCTGAGTTCGCCGCGCACAGCGCGGAGGTGCTCGCTTGTATTCCGCATCAGCGCCACTGAAGCCGACGAACGGCGATGACCTCTCGCCTCGCACTCCTGCGCCCATCATCCATGACGAATTGATTAAAGGAGCGGAAGCAAACCATGCAATTGACAGCACACCCGGTAGGCGACGTCGTTGAGATTGAAAAGTCCGTCGCGACGAGGTCAATGACTCTGGGCCTCGGCGGAGGCGTCGCCCTCGAATTCTACGACTGGCAGCTCTATGGCTTCATGGCGGCATTCCTGTCGCCGCACTTCTTTCCAGCCACTGACCCTGTCGTCTCGCTGCTCGCGGGACTGGCAGTATTCGGAGCAGGGTTTGCCGCACGGCCTTTAGGGGCGGCGCTGCTCGGCCCCATCGCAGATCGCATCAGCCACAAAGCCGTGATGCTGATCGCTGTTTCCGCTATGGCGCTATCGTCGCTGATGATCGCAGTGCTGCCAGGCTACAAGGATCTTGGCATCACTGCCACCATCGTGCTGGTTTCCCTCCGCCTGGTGCAAGGCCTCGCCGTAGGCGCCGAAGCGGGCGTTGCCAATGCGATCGCGATCGAATTGGCACCGGCAGGTCAGGAGGGACGATACCTTGGACTGGTCAATGGCACATTCATCATGGTGGGCTCGATCGGAGCCAGCTTGGTTGCTTTCCTGGTCAGCGGCGCCGTGTCCCCTGAAGTCATGCGCGATTGGGCTTGGCGCGTTCCGTTTGGAGTCGGAGGTGTTCTAGGCTTGCTCATCATCTATCTTCGGCAGACCCTTCCAGAAACCCTAATCGCTCGCGCTATGCATCGCGTCGACGAGGACTCGCGCATCCAACAAACGACTGGCGGAGTGTGGAAAGCGCTTTGGAAAGCAAGGCTGTCGCTTTTCGCCGCGATTCTGGTTGTTGGCGGCGTGCAGATCGCTAATTACACGTACAATTTCGGTTTGCCTAACATTGCCAACGGCGTATTCAAGGAGAACAGCACTTATGTGTATGGCATCGTGACGGTCATGGGCGCGATTTGGATGGTGTTCTCGCCGACAATCGGTGCCTTTGCGGATAAGGTGAAACCGTCGCGTGCGTTCGTGATGATGCGCCTGCTGCTAATCCCGTCGTTCTTTCTATCCCTGCTCTATGCCGAGAAGAGCATTCTGACCTTCTCCATCGTTATGTTGGTGGGCGGAACTCTGGTCGGCTGCAATATGGCGCTATATAACTTTATTGCCACAACGTTGATGCCCAGAAATATTCGGACCACCGGCGTCGCCCTCGGGTACGCTATTGGCGCAACGATATTCGGCGGTACCACACCATTCCTGCTGCTATGGCTCCAACGCTCTAATCTGTCCTGGGTGTTTCCATTCTATGGCACAGCCGTCGCGTTGCTTAGCATCATAGTTTATCTGATCGCGAAGAAACGAGGCGGCGTGTACGTCGGGGATTAGGCACGGCGCGGCTTCGTCTCCTACCTCTGCCTACCCCAGCGTGAACGATACCCAGCACGAAAGGCCCCGCCTTT
This genomic window from Bradyrhizobium sp. 4 contains:
- the araD1 gene encoding AraD1 family protein; the protein is MRLVQFVTPEGRRQVGAILNDGARPVVVKDATSVRELALEAARSDASLEQLISARGGVGEVDYDEIVAEKRLLLPLDHAEPSRCTISVTGLTHLGSAESRDAMHAKLAADDLSDSMRMFKLGLEGGKPNHGSIGVQPEWAYKGDGSWAVPPEHPLSLPAWAEDGGDEAEVVGLYVIGDQGEVLRVGFSLGNEYSDHVMEQQNYLYLAHSKLRECSYGPEALLGELPSDVTGTVRVSRAGSTIWSDKFISGEDNMSHTIRNLEHHNFKYRGFRRPGDVHVHFFGASVLSFAAGVRPRSGDVFEVESKAFGRPLRNPLIADEKTELLSVKVL
- a CDS encoding CoA transferase, whose protein sequence is MIAEPADNTLTQKAGALNGIVVLEVGMVMQVPLAGQVLGDLGADVIKVERPQGDITRGLDFEATRVGGMSSYYAAMGRNKRTLALDLKNPVAKEILLQLVDKADVLMHNFRPGVMERLGLGFPELSARNPRLVYAAGFGFGESGPLASRPGQDMLAQAFSGLARGGLEEHQPPHLTNSPIVDYGAAMSLVQGVLAALIERQTSGLGQVVSTCLYDVALAMQLCEIASESIYGTKTNWISQSIFFKTKDGWVSVVMLFRDNPLGLMCQALGLPDISTRPELSTREGQVANLSRVQEHCAEAIASLTTEAVVQRLSEVDLLCTAVNEIADAVSQAQTAHNGIMWQVDVPGRGTVPLAGLPISLSRTPPGIRIHPAPIGAATDEVLSSFGFSVETIADARNRRAFG
- a CDS encoding enoyl-CoA hydratase-related protein — protein: MTTSDLVIASTPSPHVRLLSMNRHAKRNALSNELIAHIAQACRAAVSDEEVRCIVLTGGDAFFCAGADIKEMQQRGFEAINNPIRRNDWRDITTCVKPIIAAVEGVCFGGGNELAMLADIVVAGENAQFGQPEINIGVIPGDGGTQRLTRVAGKSLAMLMVLGGQPISAQAALRAGLIADIVPTGTASARALEIAGLIAQKPPRSVELAKSAVLAAYQTPLDAGVEFERQAIRVAFTTSDQQEGMDAFFEKRPPRYRGE
- a CDS encoding glycoside hydrolase family 88 protein; translation: MTRNWDEAIERIKDRIRSTAQQVGDGFPHWADPNTGIWKTTAHGDWTGGYWLGMLWLASRDEESERYKHLADEVCKRLVSRVNADTAFKAATFYYGAGLGALLGGSKSARELGLAAARDIKHRFDPKLGLVPLGANAEEGSHVGATASSIDSLVVSLLLFWAARESNDSQMLDVAAKHTARVLSIHQREDGAFVQSSSLDVQSGEVLQRYTHKGYSESSVWARAQAWGVLGATISCLSGGIDERFLAAAVKGADWWIDHVPADGISYWDFNDPAAPNTERDTAASAFMASTLFKLSTVAPCEGKRQKYKDAAEKTAAALVDGYLTPLGDDDNRPVGMLVEGCFNKREDSRPEDYVKNAELIFGSYYLFEALLMLSGRLQPTEV
- a CDS encoding PLP-dependent aminotransferase family protein, which gives rise to MQKWYPELRPGKAPAFLRLLEAIEKDVSSGSLAVGAKLPTQRDLAERLGLSVGTVIKAYAEGQRRSLLVGHVGRGTFVAEQRQSFQSRGRVIDLSLNIPGPSRLPKALADSRWTFPSDISDYVGYLSQSGVMDHRSQFARLLRDTGFDTGPDNLVVTNGAQHGFSLTLSAICQPGDKVFVEAATYHGMKSYAHFAKLELVGLQMDSEGLVPEAFDRAAASGAARVLFTMPTVQSSTAAIMGAARRQDIVRIARKHDILIIEDDAYGFLDQASIPLASLAPERTFYVNTLSKCLAPGLRLGMLVVPEQYIPRIHQAMRATVWMASPISSMIASEWIENGLAAKVRQSLAQEAKNRVKLASQILRPHVRANHPPSFHVWLDLPSGAVEHVAARALQRGVITTPSSALLVDPSLISGLRISIGVPDRIEDLEWALRQLAGSLEPTNEADMSII
- a CDS encoding MFS transporter — translated: MQLTAHPVGDVVEIEKSVATRSMTLGLGGGVALEFYDWQLYGFMAAFLSPHFFPATDPVVSLLAGLAVFGAGFAARPLGAALLGPIADRISHKAVMLIAVSAMALSSLMIAVLPGYKDLGITATIVLVSLRLVQGLAVGAEAGVANAIAIELAPAGQEGRYLGLVNGTFIMVGSIGASLVAFLVSGAVSPEVMRDWAWRVPFGVGGVLGLLIIYLRQTLPETLIARAMHRVDEDSRIQQTTGGVWKALWKARLSLFAAILVVGGVQIANYTYNFGLPNIANGVFKENSTYVYGIVTVMGAIWMVFSPTIGAFADKVKPSRAFVMMRLLLIPSFFLSLLYAEKSILTFSIVMLVGGTLVGCNMALYNFIATTLMPRNIRTTGVALGYAIGATIFGGTTPFLLLWLQRSNLSWVFPFYGTAVALLSIIVYLIAKKRGGVYVGD
- a CDS encoding aldehyde dehydrogenase family protein; the protein is MNLNYIAGEWLAASNAVPNVNPSNTSDVVGEFAQASASDVERAIDAAFDAFRAWSRSTIQTRHDCLNAIAAEILSRKEELGRLLSREEGKTLPEGIGEVTRAGQIFQFFAGECLRLAGEKLPSVRAGVDVEITREPVGVVGLITPWNFPVAIPAWKIAPALACGNTVVFKPAELVPGSAHALTEIISRAGIPPGVFNLVMGRGSVVGEAMLKNIKIAAISFTGSTSTGEHIAQSCTTAHPMKKVQLEMGGKNPMVVLDDADLNVAIECAVNSAFFSTGQRCTASSRFIVTDGVHDDFVAAMAERMKSLVVDDACRAGTHIGPVVDQRQLDQDLSYIRLGQDEGAKLVAGGELLSRDMPGFYLFPALFAEVDNRMRIAREEIFGPVATVIRARNYENALEIANDTPFGLSAGICTSSLKYASHFKRNAQAGMIMVNLPTAGVDYHVPFGGRKGSSYGPREQGRYAAEFYTTVKTSYSFGGNI